A genomic region of Fodinisporobacter ferrooxydans contains the following coding sequences:
- a CDS encoding DUF5348 domain-containing protein translates to MTRTQKPGILVYCPAKERWQIQKIDHSYDLHCGDCFEIKVGYEYIPCRIELGCEWLLYLRETRFYLHPKQKYEVKVD, encoded by the coding sequence ATGACCCGAACCCAAAAACCAGGAATCCTCGTCTATTGTCCTGCCAAGGAACGCTGGCAAATCCAAAAGATAGACCATTCTTACGACCTTCACTGCGGCGATTGTTTCGAGATTAAGGTAGGCTATGAGTATATCCCTTGTAGAATAGAACTTGGCTGTGAATGGCTGTTATACCTTCGGGAAACTCGATTTTATTTACATCCAAAACAGAAATACGAAGTGAAAGTCGATTAA